In the genome of Saccharomonospora viridis DSM 43017, one region contains:
- a CDS encoding methyltransferase family protein yields MATTALTLYLVYLATAFGVRSLLQYRRTGSTGFHGVSGRPGSLEWCGGALFVLALLLGLLGPVLQLFDILDPVRSLDATPIAVGGLVLTLVGITATLAAQRDMGVSWRIGVEQTEVTDLVVNGAYAWVRNPVFTAVIATGAGLALMTPNPVALTALVALVIAIEIQVRAVEEPYLLRTHGQRYRDYAARTGRFVPRIGRLGTTTTSPNG; encoded by the coding sequence GTGGCGACCACGGCTCTGACGCTTTATCTGGTGTATCTGGCGACCGCCTTCGGGGTGCGCAGTCTGCTGCAGTACCGGCGCACCGGCTCGACCGGCTTCCACGGTGTGAGCGGCCGCCCCGGATCGCTGGAATGGTGCGGCGGCGCACTGTTCGTCCTGGCTCTGCTGCTCGGCCTCCTCGGACCCGTGCTGCAGCTGTTCGACATCCTCGATCCCGTGCGCTCGCTCGACGCCACCCCGATCGCGGTCGGGGGGCTGGTCCTTACGCTCGTCGGGATCACCGCGACCCTGGCCGCCCAACGGGACATGGGAGTCTCCTGGCGCATCGGCGTCGAGCAGACCGAGGTCACCGACCTCGTCGTCAACGGCGCCTACGCCTGGGTTCGCAACCCCGTCTTCACCGCCGTGATCGCCACCGGGGCAGGCCTGGCCCTGATGACACCCAACCCCGTCGCCCTCACCGCGTTGGTGGCACTCGTGATCGCCATCGAAATCCAGGTCCGCGCGGTCGAGGAGCCGTACCTGCTCCGCACCCACGGTCAGCGTTACCGTGACTACGCCGCGCGAACCGGCCGTTTCGTACCCCGCATCGGCCGGCTGGGCACGACCACAACCTCCCCCAACGGGTAA
- a CDS encoding ArsR/SmtB family transcription factor, with protein sequence MSDDRCELLCIDLEHAEGLRTTLPETDTLQARAERLRALGEPTRLRIAYALHAGAELCVCDLAWIIGSSQGLVSHHLRQLRAAGLVTSRRDGKLVMYRLTPIADRMLSASTAPEMEADPV encoded by the coding sequence ATGAGCGATGACCGGTGTGAGCTGTTGTGCATCGACCTCGAGCACGCCGAGGGCCTGCGTACGACGCTTCCCGAGACCGACACGCTGCAGGCCAGGGCGGAGCGCTTGCGCGCGTTGGGTGAACCGACCCGGCTGCGGATCGCGTATGCCCTGCACGCGGGAGCCGAACTGTGCGTGTGCGATCTGGCCTGGATCATCGGTTCGTCACAAGGCCTGGTGTCCCATCACCTGCGTCAGTTACGCGCGGCCGGACTGGTGACCTCGCGTCGGGACGGCAAGCTGGTGATGTACCGGCTCACGCCCATCGCCGACCGGATGTTGTCGGCGAGCACCGCGCCCGAGATGGAGGCGGACCCGGTATGA
- a CDS encoding DUF402 domain-containing protein has protein sequence MALHPPKRERFDVSAGVNIDPKGIARSVEEYRVEPFGLYMARPTPGRAQFHYLESWLLPDLGLRITDFWFSPGHERDQDFYLDVVTIDVHDDVWLTTDLYLDLAVRTGRSVTVLDTDELLEATTAGLLTREQARTALERTYRTVAALAAHGYDLLRWLADLGMPTTWRRHPPAG, from the coding sequence ATGGCCCTCCATCCGCCGAAGCGCGAGCGGTTCGACGTGTCCGCGGGCGTCAACATCGACCCGAAGGGCATCGCGCGGTCCGTCGAGGAGTACCGCGTGGAACCGTTCGGTCTCTACATGGCCAGGCCCACGCCCGGCCGTGCCCAGTTCCACTATCTCGAGTCCTGGCTGCTTCCCGACCTGGGGTTGCGGATCACGGATTTCTGGTTCTCCCCCGGCCACGAACGTGACCAGGATTTCTACCTCGACGTCGTCACCATCGACGTGCACGACGACGTGTGGCTCACCACCGACCTCTACCTCGATCTAGCGGTACGCACCGGCAGGTCGGTGACCGTGCTGGACACCGACGAACTGTTGGAGGCCACCACCGCCGGTCTGCTCACCCGGGAACAGGCCCGTACCGCCCTGGAACGCACCTACCGCACCGTGGCAGCCCTCGCCGCCCATGGCTACGACCTGCTCCGCTGGCTGGCCGATCTCGGTATGCCGACGACATGGCGTCGGCATCCACCGGCCGGATAG
- the coaE gene encoding dephospho-CoA kinase, which produces MLRVGLTGGIGAGKSTVAARLAELGAVVIDADAIAREVVEPGTEGLAELVAAFGDDILTTEGTLDRPALAAKAFADDEARRRLNAIMHPRIGARTAELFDAAPPDAIVVHDVPLLVENNLAPAYHLVLVVDADEEVRVRRLVSSRGMTEQDARARIAAQATTEQRRAVADVWLDNSGDPRTLLDQVDALWTDRLVPYEANIRLRKPRPAAPPKLVPADPTWPAQAARILPRLRNAAGNTALRVDHIGSTAIPDLPAKDVLDFQIVVPTLSDADALATPLTEAGFVRNDEHAWYDEPLGDEDRWDKRVHTGADPGRPVNLHVRAVDSPAWRRALLFRDWMREHPDEVAVYAELKQRLAREHAADGDTVEYTAEKQSWINAAFDRAEEWAARTGWTPDTAS; this is translated from the coding sequence ATGCTGCGAGTGGGATTGACAGGCGGGATCGGAGCGGGGAAGTCGACGGTCGCCGCGCGACTGGCTGAGCTCGGCGCGGTGGTGATCGACGCGGACGCGATCGCCCGGGAGGTCGTGGAACCGGGCACGGAGGGACTGGCCGAACTCGTAGCCGCCTTCGGGGACGACATCCTGACCACGGAAGGCACCCTGGACCGTCCCGCGCTAGCGGCGAAGGCGTTCGCCGACGACGAAGCTCGCCGGAGACTCAACGCCATCATGCACCCCCGCATCGGGGCGCGGACGGCGGAGCTGTTCGACGCGGCGCCCCCCGACGCGATCGTGGTGCACGACGTACCGCTGTTGGTGGAGAACAACCTCGCGCCCGCCTACCACCTCGTGCTCGTCGTGGACGCCGACGAGGAGGTGCGCGTGCGCCGGCTCGTCTCGTCACGCGGCATGACGGAACAGGACGCCCGTGCTCGCATCGCGGCGCAGGCCACCACCGAACAACGACGTGCCGTGGCCGACGTGTGGTTGGACAACAGTGGAGACCCACGTACGCTGCTCGACCAGGTCGACGCTCTGTGGACCGACCGACTGGTGCCCTACGAGGCCAACATCCGACTGCGCAAGCCCCGTCCGGCGGCACCGCCGAAACTGGTGCCGGCCGATCCGACGTGGCCCGCACAGGCCGCACGGATACTGCCGAGACTGCGCAACGCGGCCGGGAACACCGCACTGCGTGTCGACCACATCGGCTCGACGGCGATTCCGGATCTCCCGGCCAAGGACGTCCTGGACTTCCAGATCGTCGTGCCGACGCTGTCCGACGCCGACGCGCTCGCGACCCCGCTCACCGAAGCCGGGTTCGTCCGCAATGACGAGCACGCGTGGTACGACGAACCGCTCGGCGACGAGGACAGGTGGGACAAACGCGTGCACACCGGTGCCGATCCCGGCCGCCCGGTGAACCTGCACGTACGTGCGGTGGACAGCCCGGCGTGGCGACGGGCGCTGCTGTTTCGGGACTGGATGCGCGAACATCCCGACGAGGTCGCGGTCTACGCCGAACTGAAACAGCGGCTCGCACGCGAACACGCCGCGGACGGCGACACCGTGGAGTACACCGCGGAGAAGCAGTCGTGGATCAACGCCGCGTTCGACCGGGCGGAGGAGTGGGCGGCCCGCACGGGCTGGACACCCGACACCGCAAGCTGA
- the rpsA gene encoding 30S ribosomal protein S1, which produces MTIDTTTAPNSSQANQVAVNDIGTEEDFLAAIDKTIKYFNDGDIVEGTIVKVDRDEVLLDIGYKTEGVIPSRELSIKHDVDPAEVVAVGDEVEALVLQKEDKEGRLILSKKRAQYERAWGTIEELKEKDEPVRGTVIEVVKGGLILDIGLRGFLPASLVEMRRVRDLQPYVGRELEAKIIELDKNRNNVVLSRRAYLEQTQSEVRSEFLNALAKGQVRKGVVSSIVNFGAFVDLGGVDGLVHVSELSWKHIDHPSEVVEVGQEVTVEVLDVDMDRERVSLSLKATQEDPWRQFARTHAIGQIVPGKVTKLVPFGAFVRVEEGIEGLVHISELAERHVEIPEQVVQVGTEVMVKVIDIDLERRRISLSLKQANEGYSPDAEFDPTQYGMAAEYDEHGNYIYPEGFDPDTQEWQEGYEKQREEWERQYAEAHARYEKHMRQVAEAQKANAAAAAAEGAAEGGDSGYGSEGAEQERSGGTLASDEQLAALREKLSGGA; this is translated from the coding sequence ATGACCATCGACACCACCACCGCCCCGAACTCCTCGCAGGCGAACCAGGTCGCCGTGAACGACATCGGGACGGAGGAAGACTTCCTCGCTGCTATCGACAAGACAATCAAATACTTCAACGATGGTGACATCGTCGAAGGCACCATCGTCAAGGTCGATCGCGACGAAGTGCTGCTCGACATCGGTTACAAGACCGAGGGTGTCATCCCGTCCCGCGAACTGTCCATCAAGCACGATGTCGACCCGGCAGAGGTTGTCGCCGTCGGTGATGAGGTGGAGGCCCTTGTCCTGCAGAAGGAGGACAAGGAAGGCCGTCTGATCCTGTCCAAGAAGCGCGCGCAGTACGAGCGTGCCTGGGGCACCATCGAGGAGCTTAAGGAGAAGGACGAGCCGGTTCGCGGCACAGTCATCGAGGTCGTCAAGGGCGGCCTGATCCTCGACATCGGCCTGCGTGGCTTCCTGCCCGCCTCGCTCGTCGAGATGCGCCGTGTGCGCGACCTCCAGCCCTACGTCGGTCGCGAGCTCGAGGCCAAGATCATCGAGCTGGACAAGAACCGCAACAACGTGGTCCTGTCCCGCCGTGCCTACCTGGAGCAGACCCAGTCCGAGGTGCGCAGCGAGTTCCTCAACGCGCTCGCCAAGGGCCAGGTCCGCAAGGGTGTCGTGTCCTCCATCGTCAACTTCGGCGCGTTCGTCGACCTCGGCGGTGTCGACGGTCTGGTGCACGTGTCGGAGCTGTCCTGGAAGCACATCGACCACCCGAGCGAGGTCGTGGAGGTCGGCCAGGAGGTCACGGTCGAGGTGCTGGACGTCGACATGGACCGCGAGCGCGTGTCCCTGTCGCTGAAGGCCACCCAGGAAGACCCGTGGCGTCAGTTCGCCCGCACCCACGCCATCGGCCAGATCGTGCCGGGCAAGGTCACCAAGCTCGTGCCGTTCGGTGCGTTCGTCCGCGTCGAGGAGGGCATCGAGGGCCTGGTGCACATCTCGGAGCTGGCCGAGCGCCACGTCGAGATCCCCGAGCAGGTCGTGCAGGTCGGCACCGAGGTCATGGTCAAGGTCATCGACATCGACCTCGAGCGTCGCCGCATCTCGCTGTCGCTCAAGCAGGCCAACGAGGGGTACAGCCCGGACGCCGAGTTCGACCCCACGCAGTACGGCATGGCGGCCGAGTACGACGAGCACGGCAACTACATCTACCCCGAGGGCTTCGACCCCGACACGCAGGAGTGGCAGGAAGGCTACGAGAAGCAGCGTGAGGAGTGGGAGCGGCAGTACGCCGAGGCGCACGCTCGCTACGAGAAGCACATGCGCCAGGTCGCGGAGGCCCAGAAGGCCAACGCCGCTGCCGCCGCCGCTGAGGGTGCTGCCGAGGGCGGCGACTCCGGCTACGGCTCGGAGGGCGCTGAGCAGGAGCGTTCGGGTGGCACACTCGCCAGCGACGAGCAGCTCGCGGCCCTGCGCGAGAAGCTGTCGGGCGGCGCGTGA